The following are encoded in a window of Novosphingobium sp. ZN18A2 genomic DNA:
- a CDS encoding TonB-dependent receptor, whose product MTNRHILLAATILSAAPLAATAAQAKDAAAGSSAVEAAQLPPGHDMHGPEIVVTGRVFSPDSDPVMAPVVMKGDELLREVQPQIGDTLAKLPGVSSSSFAPGVSRPVLRGFDGPRVEVLLDGIGSLDASSVSGDHAVALDTLNVERVDVLHGPQALMYSSDPMGGVVNAMDKRIPRRVPENGYKFDGLASYGTAANQAIGAGALDVALAPRFVAHFDASYNHSTDERIGGYVLSPQLRAQTLADAADLAANGDTGGAAALTDAANASGRIANSWANGHTLGAGLAFIDDGGTIGVSVQRLETNYGIPPRPSATPGSNTSIALRQTRFGLRTGVNLDGGFIRKVELNAAYADYDHAELDNGVPATRFLNKAFDTRLVATQARRGGWRGQTGIQYGDGNLAVVGDEKLLPDSNSSRFAAFTLQQYRLARVDLEAALRYEHSNVRAKPAGLTHSFNQVSASAGIGWHVTDELMLNLAGIHGERAPASEELFVDGAHDATQSYEIGNPNFTVEKSNGVEGGLRFRGDGALFAVTAYYTDFDNFITPVPTGAVIEDLPVYQFIQAPARFWGVESEASVTAARWGDNSLKMEAGGDYVNARLKGIGPVPRIPPLRLRGAVQFDMPTLSLRGEVEWNAKQDRVSAKEYPTGAFTLLGASATWRPLGEDSPLTLILSGDNLLNADGRRSASETRDFVPITGRNVKLTLAVSI is encoded by the coding sequence TTGACCAATCGCCATATCCTGCTTGCCGCCACCATTCTTTCCGCCGCGCCACTTGCCGCGACGGCAGCGCAGGCAAAGGACGCCGCCGCCGGATCGTCCGCCGTGGAAGCGGCGCAGCTTCCGCCCGGACATGACATGCACGGCCCCGAAATCGTTGTGACCGGCCGCGTCTTTTCGCCCGACAGCGACCCGGTCATGGCGCCGGTCGTGATGAAGGGTGACGAGCTTCTGCGCGAGGTCCAGCCACAGATCGGCGATACGCTGGCCAAGCTGCCGGGCGTCTCCTCTTCATCCTTCGCGCCGGGCGTGTCGCGCCCCGTGCTTCGCGGCTTCGACGGCCCGCGCGTGGAGGTGCTTCTCGACGGTATCGGATCGCTCGACGCCTCGTCCGTCTCGGGGGATCACGCGGTGGCGCTCGATACACTGAATGTAGAGCGGGTTGACGTTCTGCACGGGCCGCAGGCCCTGATGTATTCGTCGGACCCGATGGGCGGCGTGGTGAACGCGATGGACAAGCGCATCCCGCGCAGGGTTCCGGAAAACGGCTATAAATTCGATGGTCTTGCCAGTTACGGCACCGCCGCCAACCAGGCCATTGGCGCCGGCGCGCTGGACGTGGCCCTTGCGCCGCGCTTCGTCGCGCATTTCGATGCGTCCTACAATCACAGCACCGATGAACGCATCGGCGGCTATGTGCTGTCTCCACAACTGCGCGCGCAGACACTGGCCGACGCGGCGGATCTTGCCGCAAACGGAGACACCGGCGGCGCGGCGGCGTTGACCGATGCGGCCAATGCGAGCGGTCGCATCGCGAACAGCTGGGCCAACGGGCACACACTGGGTGCGGGGCTTGCCTTCATCGACGATGGCGGGACGATCGGCGTTTCGGTTCAACGGCTCGAAACGAACTATGGCATTCCCCCGCGTCCCAGTGCGACACCGGGCAGCAATACGTCCATCGCGCTGCGCCAGACGCGCTTCGGCCTGCGCACCGGGGTTAACCTGGATGGCGGCTTCATCAGGAAGGTGGAGTTGAACGCCGCCTATGCCGATTACGATCACGCCGAACTGGACAATGGCGTGCCGGCAACGCGCTTTCTCAACAAGGCATTCGATACCCGGCTTGTCGCCACGCAAGCGCGCCGGGGCGGATGGCGCGGGCAGACGGGCATCCAGTACGGCGACGGCAACCTGGCGGTAGTGGGTGACGAAAAACTGCTGCCGGACAGCAACTCCAGCCGCTTTGCCGCCTTCACCTTGCAGCAGTATCGCCTCGCCCGCGTCGATCTGGAAGCCGCGCTGCGATACGAACATTCCAACGTGCGGGCAAAGCCGGCGGGCCTCACGCACAGCTTCAACCAGGTATCCGCCTCCGCGGGCATCGGCTGGCACGTTACCGATGAACTGATGCTCAACCTTGCCGGCATTCACGGAGAGCGCGCGCCCGCGTCGGAAGAGCTTTTCGTGGACGGGGCGCACGATGCCACCCAGTCCTATGAAATCGGCAACCCGAACTTCACGGTGGAAAAGAGCAACGGCGTGGAAGGCGGCTTGCGCTTCCGCGGCGACGGCGCGCTTTTCGCGGTGACCGCCTATTACACCGATTTCGACAACTTCATCACACCCGTGCCGACGGGCGCAGTGATAGAGGACCTGCCGGTCTACCAGTTCATCCAGGCTCCGGCGCGGTTCTGGGGCGTGGAGAGCGAGGCTTCGGTTACCGCCGCGCGCTGGGGCGACAATTCGCTGAAGATGGAAGCGGGCGGAGACTATGTAAACGCCAGGCTCAAGGGCATCGGTCCGGTGCCGCGCATCCCGCCCCTGCGCCTGCGCGGCGCGGTGCAGTTCGACATGCCCACGCTTTCGCTGCGCGGCGAGGTTGAATGGAACGCGAAGCAGGACCGCGTATCGGCCAAGGAATATCCGACCGGGGCCTTCACCCTGCTGGGCGCCAGCGCAACCTGGCGGCCGCTGGGCGAAGACAGCCCGCTTACGCTGATCCTTTCGGGCGACAACCTGCTGAACGCCGATGGACGGCGGTCCGCATCCGAAACGCGGGACTTCGTGCCGATCACCGGGCGCAACGTGAAGTTGACGCTGGCAGTTTCAATTTGA
- a CDS encoding PilZ domain-containing protein: MTGGAQLSVTDLRRAARHPVEMPVIGEHRTLGDVMLHIVNISSNGFMVRNEIELGRGERVTIRLPVIGRIEAFLVWADGERGGFQFERILRQDDFVKMLRALKPNPRLLRAR; encoded by the coding sequence ATGACTGGCGGAGCGCAGCTTTCAGTCACTGATCTTCGCCGGGCTGCACGGCACCCGGTGGAAATGCCGGTCATCGGCGAGCATCGCACGCTGGGCGACGTGATGCTGCACATCGTCAACATATCGAGCAACGGCTTCATGGTGCGCAACGAGATTGAACTGGGCCGCGGCGAACGCGTTACCATCCGCCTTCCGGTTATCGGCCGGATCGAAGCATTTCTGGTGTGGGCCGATGGCGAGCGCGGCGGCTTCCAGTTCGAACGCATCCTGCGACAGGACGACTTCGTCAAGATGCTTCGCGCGCTCAAGCCGAACCCGCGCCTTCTTCGCGCCCGCTGA
- the tyrS gene encoding tyrosine--tRNA ligase, with the protein MTYKSDLIRLLDERGYVHQMTDAAGLDALAASQVVPGYIGFDATAPSLHVGSLVQIMMLRRLQQAGHKPIVVMGGGTTKIGDPSGKDESRKMLTPEIIKGNIASIRTVFERLLTFGDGPTDAIMVDNDEWLSQLGYVELLRDVGPHFTVNRMLTFDSVKLRLEREQPLTFLEFNYMILQAYDFRELALRHACRLQMGGSDQWGNIVNGIELTRRMNGIELFGLTTPLLTTADGAKMGKTASGAVWLNEGQLPAYDFWQYWRNTDDRDVGRFLRLFTDLPLDEIARLEALEGSEINAAKVVLANEVTALVRSHEAAETAEKTAAATFAGGGVGDDLPTFDSPDMELGLIDALIGLGFAASRGEAKRLIAGGGARVNGNQVRDDAFVISLDGGEARISAGKKKHGIVRAG; encoded by the coding sequence ATGACATACAAGTCCGATCTTATCCGCCTGCTCGACGAGCGTGGCTATGTCCACCAGATGACCGACGCGGCGGGGCTGGATGCCCTTGCCGCAAGCCAGGTTGTGCCCGGATATATCGGCTTCGACGCGACCGCGCCATCGCTTCATGTCGGCAGCCTGGTGCAGATCATGATGCTGCGCCGTCTCCAGCAGGCGGGGCACAAGCCGATCGTGGTGATGGGCGGCGGAACGACCAAGATCGGCGATCCTTCGGGCAAGGACGAAAGCCGCAAGATGCTTACGCCCGAGATCATCAAGGGCAATATCGCATCGATCCGCACCGTGTTCGAACGGCTGCTCACCTTCGGTGACGGGCCGACCGACGCGATCATGGTCGATAACGACGAATGGCTCAGCCAGTTGGGATATGTCGAACTGCTGCGCGACGTGGGGCCGCATTTCACGGTCAACCGGATGCTGACGTTCGATTCCGTCAAGCTGCGGCTTGAGCGCGAACAACCGCTGACCTTCCTCGAATTCAATTACATGATCCTGCAGGCCTACGATTTCCGTGAGCTTGCCCTGCGCCACGCCTGCCGCCTGCAAATGGGCGGTTCCGACCAGTGGGGCAATATCGTCAACGGCATCGAACTGACCCGCCGGATGAACGGGATCGAACTGTTCGGCCTTACCACCCCGCTGCTGACCACGGCGGACGGGGCGAAGATGGGCAAAACCGCTTCCGGTGCCGTGTGGCTGAACGAGGGACAGCTTCCGGCCTACGATTTCTGGCAATACTGGCGCAACACCGACGACCGCGACGTGGGCCGGTTCCTGCGCCTGTTCACCGACCTGCCGCTGGACGAGATCGCGCGGCTGGAAGCGCTGGAAGGCAGCGAGATCAACGCCGCCAAGGTGGTGCTGGCGAACGAAGTGACGGCGCTCGTGCGGTCGCACGAAGCGGCGGAGACGGCGGAAAAGACCGCTGCGGCAACATTCGCCGGCGGCGGCGTTGGCGATGATCTGCCCACGTTCGATTCGCCCGACATGGAACTGGGCCTGATCGATGCGTTGATCGGCCTTGGATTCGCGGCGAGCCGAGGCGAAGCAAAGCGCCTGATTGCCGGCGGCGGCGCGCGCGTTAACGGTAATCAGGTCAGGGACGATGCCTTCGTCATTTCGCTGGACGGCGGAGAAGCGCGGATTTCCGCGGGAAAAAAGAAGCACGGGATCGTCCGCGCAGGCTAG
- a CDS encoding DOMON-like domain-containing protein: METHRLICHPDMPPLAVTSVEARIVSRDENWLRLRWRIEGSGTLYVPPFGGKGRADNLWQTTCFEAFLMPGEGPAYVELNLSPSEHWAAYDFTSRREGMANRPFPREPDCTMRQGSTFAIFDAAVPASALPPLPWRYGLTAVIEEEGGIKSLWAMAHGDGPPDFHDPACFTGTFAAPGHA, translated from the coding sequence TTGGAAACGCACAGGCTGATCTGCCACCCCGATATGCCGCCGCTTGCCGTCACATCGGTCGAGGCGCGGATCGTCTCGCGAGACGAAAACTGGCTGCGCCTGCGCTGGCGGATCGAAGGGAGCGGCACGCTGTATGTGCCGCCGTTCGGCGGCAAGGGCAGGGCGGACAACCTGTGGCAGACGACGTGCTTTGAAGCCTTCCTGATGCCGGGGGAAGGGCCGGCCTATGTGGAACTGAACCTGTCGCCTTCCGAACATTGGGCGGCTTACGATTTCACCTCGCGGCGCGAAGGCATGGCCAACCGGCCGTTCCCGCGTGAGCCGGATTGCACGATGCGGCAGGGTAGCACGTTCGCGATCTTCGACGCGGCCGTTCCGGCAAGCGCCCTGCCGCCGCTGCCCTGGCGATACGGGCTGACGGCGGTGATCGAAGAGGAGGGCGGCATAAAATCGCTGTGGGCGATGGCGCACGGCGACGGCCCGCCCGATTTCCATGATCCGGCTTGCTTCACCGGCACCTTTGCGGCACCCGGACACGCATGA
- a CDS encoding DUF1343 domain-containing protein — MKFGIDRLLADPDLRKPLEGKRVALVAHPASVTDTLVHSLDALAACPGIRLSSAFGPQHGLKGDKQDNMVETADELDPVYGIPVFSLYGEVRRPTGQMMSSADVFLFDLQDLGCRIYTFVTTLLYLLEAAAEHGKSVWVLDRPNPAGRPMEGTKLVPGTESFVGAGPMPMRHGLTLGEMGHWFIRRFNLDVDYRVIGMEGWQPDAAPGFGWPQDRVWINPSPNAANLNMARAYAGTVMLEGTTLSEGRGTTRPLEVLFGAPDVEAGAVKAEMQRLAPDWLEGCAIRECWFEPTFHKHAGTLCNALMIHAESGFYNHAAFRPWRLQALAFKAIRRLWPDYPLWRDFPYEYVFDRLAIDVINGGPALREWVDDNAAEPGDLDALASADEASWREEVAPLLLYP; from the coding sequence ATGAAATTCGGTATCGACCGCCTGCTGGCGGACCCTGATTTGCGCAAGCCGCTGGAAGGCAAGCGCGTCGCGCTGGTGGCGCATCCCGCATCGGTGACGGACACGCTGGTCCATTCGCTCGATGCGCTGGCGGCCTGCCCCGGCATCCGCCTGTCCTCCGCCTTCGGCCCGCAGCACGGGTTGAAGGGCGACAAGCAGGACAACATGGTCGAAACCGCGGATGAGCTTGATCCGGTTTACGGCATCCCGGTGTTCAGCCTCTATGGCGAAGTGCGCCGTCCCACAGGACAGATGATGTCGAGCGCGGACGTGTTCCTGTTCGACCTGCAAGACCTTGGCTGCCGGATCTATACCTTCGTGACCACGCTGCTCTACCTGCTCGAAGCGGCGGCCGAACATGGCAAGAGCGTGTGGGTGCTCGACCGTCCCAATCCCGCCGGTCGCCCGATGGAGGGGACGAAGCTGGTGCCCGGCACCGAAAGCTTCGTGGGCGCGGGGCCGATGCCGATGCGCCACGGGCTGACGCTGGGCGAGATGGGGCACTGGTTCATTCGCCGCTTCAACCTCGATGTCGATTACCGGGTGATCGGAATGGAAGGGTGGCAACCCGATGCCGCCCCCGGTTTCGGCTGGCCGCAGGACCGCGTGTGGATCAATCCCAGTCCCAACGCGGCGAATCTCAACATGGCGCGCGCCTATGCGGGCACGGTGATGCTGGAAGGCACGACGCTGAGCGAGGGGCGCGGCACGACGCGCCCGCTGGAAGTGCTGTTCGGCGCCCCCGATGTCGAGGCAGGTGCGGTAAAGGCGGAAATGCAACGCTTGGCACCTGACTGGCTGGAGGGCTGTGCCATCCGCGAATGCTGGTTCGAGCCGACCTTTCACAAGCACGCAGGAACGCTGTGCAATGCATTGATGATTCACGCGGAATCGGGATTCTACAATCACGCCGCGTTCCGCCCCTGGCGGCTCCAGGCGCTCGCGTTCAAGGCGATCCGCCGGCTCTGGCCCGATTATCCGCTGTGGCGGGATTTCCCTTACGAATACGTGTTCGACCGGCTGGCGATAGATGTGATCAACGGCGGCCCGGCCTTGCGCGAATGGGTGGACGACAACGCGGCGGAGCCGGGCGATCTGGATGCGCTGGCGAGCGCGGATGAGGCGTCGTGGCGCGAAGAGGTGGCGCCGCTGTTGCTATATCCCTGA
- a CDS encoding TMEM165/GDT1 family protein — protein sequence MEAFLTSTAVVALAEIGDKTQLLAILLATRFRKPVPIILGIFVATVANHFLSALLGAEAASFLSGSWFRYLVAASFIGMAIWTLFPDKVDDLEDKPARFGAFVTTTIAFFLVEIGDKTQVATIALGARFHDVAHVTMGTTVGMLLANVPAVFVGHEVLQHVPLKAARMIAAALFLVIGVWLLLQTAGMI from the coding sequence ATGGAAGCCTTCCTTACCTCGACAGCCGTGGTGGCGCTTGCCGAAATCGGCGACAAGACCCAGTTGCTGGCGATCCTGCTGGCCACGCGTTTCAGGAAGCCCGTGCCCATCATACTGGGCATTTTCGTCGCCACGGTGGCCAACCATTTCCTGTCCGCCCTGCTGGGCGCTGAAGCGGCCTCGTTCCTGAGCGGATCGTGGTTCCGTTACCTGGTTGCGGCGTCGTTCATCGGCATGGCGATCTGGACGCTGTTTCCCGACAAGGTGGATGACCTTGAGGACAAGCCCGCCCGCTTCGGCGCATTCGTGACGACCACGATCGCGTTCTTCCTGGTGGAAATCGGCGACAAGACGCAGGTGGCGACAATTGCGCTGGGCGCGCGCTTTCACGATGTCGCGCACGTCACGATGGGAACGACCGTGGGCATGCTTCTGGCAAATGTGCCGGCGGTTTTCGTCGGGCACGAGGTGTTGCAGCACGTTCCGCTGAAGGCCGCGCGCATGATCGCGGCCGCGTTGTTCCTTGTGATCGGCGTCTGGCTTCTTTTGCAAACGGCCGGGATGATCTGA
- a CDS encoding VWA domain-containing protein: MFFNFVDELRAAGIPASFKEHLTLLEALEKDVIEQTPEAFYYLSRATFVKDEGLIDRFDQVFNKVFKGLLTDYGQNPVDIPEEWLKAVAEKFLTPEEMEAIESLGSWDEIMETLKKRLEEQEKRHQGGNKWIGTGGTSPYGNSGYNPEGVRIGGESKHKRALKVWEKREFQNLDNTRELGTRNIKVALRRLRRFAREGSPDELDLDATIEGTAKQGWLDIHMRPERHNAVKLLLFLDVGGSMDPFIKLVEELFSAATAEFKNLEFFYFHNCLYEAVWKDNNRRWSERTPTWDILHKYGHDYKVIFVGDAAMSPYEITHPGGSVEHFNDEAGATWMSRVAHIYPATVWLNPVPEKQWGYSQSTKMMRDLVGDSMYPLTLAGLDDAMRELTRKKH, from the coding sequence ATGTTCTTCAACTTTGTCGACGAGCTGCGCGCAGCCGGCATTCCCGCCAGTTTCAAGGAGCACCTGACGCTTCTGGAAGCGCTGGAAAAGGACGTGATCGAGCAAACGCCCGAGGCGTTCTATTACCTTTCACGCGCCACCTTCGTGAAGGACGAAGGATTGATCGACCGCTTCGACCAGGTGTTCAACAAGGTCTTCAAGGGGCTGCTGACCGACTATGGCCAGAACCCGGTCGATATTCCCGAAGAGTGGCTGAAGGCGGTGGCCGAAAAATTCCTGACGCCCGAAGAGATGGAAGCGATCGAGTCACTGGGATCGTGGGACGAGATCATGGAGACGCTGAAAAAGCGTCTGGAAGAACAGGAAAAGCGCCACCAGGGCGGCAACAAGTGGATCGGCACCGGCGGCACCTCGCCCTATGGCAATTCGGGCTACAACCCCGAAGGTGTGCGCATCGGCGGCGAATCCAAGCACAAGCGCGCGTTGAAGGTATGGGAAAAGCGCGAGTTCCAGAACCTCGACAATACGCGCGAGCTGGGCACCCGCAACATCAAGGTTGCGCTGCGCCGCCTGCGCCGCTTCGCGCGCGAAGGTTCACCCGACGAGCTCGATCTCGACGCAACAATCGAAGGCACGGCCAAGCAGGGCTGGCTGGATATCCACATGCGGCCCGAACGCCACAACGCGGTGAAGTTGCTGCTGTTCCTTGACGTGGGCGGATCGATGGACCCGTTCATCAAGCTGGTGGAGGAACTGTTCAGCGCCGCTACCGCCGAGTTCAAGAACCTGGAATTCTTCTATTTCCACAACTGTCTTTACGAGGCGGTGTGGAAAGACAACAACCGCCGCTGGTCCGAACGCACGCCGACCTGGGATATCCTCCACAAGTACGGGCACGACTACAAGGTGATCTTCGTGGGTGATGCGGCGATGAGCCCCTACGAGATCACGCATCCGGGCGGTTCGGTCGAACACTTCAACGATGAAGCGGGCGCGACGTGGATGAGCCGCGTGGCGCACATCTATCCCGCCACCGTCTGGCTCAATCCCGTGCCGGAGAAACAGTGGGGCTATTCGCAGTCGACCAAGATGATGCGCGATCTGGTGGGCGATTCGATGTACCCGCTGACGCTTGCGGGGCTGGACGATGCCATGCGCGAACTGACGCGCAAGAAGCATTAG
- a CDS encoding glutathione S-transferase family protein: MLKLYSFGPGANSLKPLLTLYEKGLEFEGIRLNPAKFEHHSDWFKAINPRGQVPALVDGDHVITESTVICEYLEDEYPTEVKLRPENSYDRAQMRVWTKWVDEYFCWCVSTIGWHRGVAHMAQALSDEEFEAHIKNIPIPEQQVKWRRAREGFPQDLLDEEMRKIGVSVRRLDDHLADNEWLAGGMFTLADICNFAIANGMQFGFAEQVNTSDTPHLVRWIEQINERPAVKKMFAEVPMERLGPPRD, translated from the coding sequence ATGCTCAAGCTTTACAGTTTCGGTCCCGGCGCCAACTCGCTCAAGCCCTTGCTCACGCTCTATGAAAAAGGGCTCGAGTTCGAGGGAATCAGGCTCAATCCCGCAAAGTTCGAACATCATTCGGACTGGTTCAAGGCGATCAATCCGCGCGGGCAGGTGCCGGCGCTGGTCGATGGCGATCACGTCATCACCGAATCGACCGTGATCTGCGAATACCTTGAGGACGAATATCCCACCGAAGTGAAGCTGCGGCCGGAAAACTCGTATGACCGGGCACAGATGCGCGTCTGGACCAAGTGGGTGGACGAATATTTCTGCTGGTGCGTTTCCACCATCGGCTGGCATCGCGGTGTCGCCCACATGGCCCAGGCGCTGTCGGACGAGGAATTCGAGGCGCACATCAAGAACATCCCCATTCCCGAACAGCAGGTGAAATGGCGCCGCGCCCGCGAAGGGTTCCCGCAGGATCTTCTCGACGAAGAGATGCGCAAGATCGGCGTTTCCGTGCGCCGGCTCGACGATCACCTGGCCGATAACGAATGGCTGGCCGGCGGGATGTTCACCCTGGCCGATATCTGCAACTTCGCCATCGCCAACGGCATGCAGTTCGGCTTTGCCGAACAGGTCAACACGTCGGACACTCCGCACCTGGTCCGCTGGATCGAACAGATCAACGAACGGCCTGCGGTGAAGAAGATGTTCGCCGAAGTGCCGATGGAACGGCTCGGCCCGCCCAGGGATTGA
- a CDS encoding MoxR family ATPase, with amino-acid sequence MQRFEGTQEYVATEDLKVAVNAAVLLRRPLLVKGEPGTGKTVLAHEIAKATGAPLIEWNVKSTTKAHQGLYEYDAVARLRDGQLGDERVHDIRNYIKKGKLWEAFTSEKLPVLLIDEIDKADIEFPNDLLQELDRMSFDVYETQERIEAKERPIVVITSNNEKELPDAFLRRCFFHYIKFPDRETMQAIIDVHFPGIQKTLVSKAMEVFYEIREVPGLKKKPSTSELLDWLKLLLNEDMPLDVLQNRDPSKAIPPLHGALLKNEQDVMLFERLAFMARRQGN; translated from the coding sequence ATGCAGCGTTTCGAGGGGACACAGGAATACGTCGCGACCGAAGATCTGAAAGTCGCGGTCAACGCCGCGGTGCTGTTGCGCCGCCCGCTGCTGGTGAAGGGCGAACCGGGCACCGGCAAGACCGTGCTGGCGCATGAAATTGCCAAGGCCACCGGCGCGCCGCTGATCGAATGGAACGTGAAATCCACCACCAAGGCCCACCAGGGGCTTTACGAATACGATGCGGTCGCCCGCCTTCGCGATGGCCAGCTGGGCGACGAGCGTGTTCACGACATCCGCAACTATATCAAGAAGGGCAAGCTGTGGGAGGCGTTCACCTCCGAAAAGCTGCCCGTCCTGCTGATCGACGAGATCGACAAGGCTGACATCGAGTTCCCCAACGACCTGTTGCAGGAACTCGACCGGATGAGCTTCGACGTTTATGAAACGCAGGAGCGGATCGAGGCGAAGGAACGCCCGATCGTAGTCATCACCTCGAACAACGAAAAGGAACTGCCCGACGCGTTCCTGCGCCGCTGCTTCTTCCACTACATCAAGTTTCCCGACCGCGAGACGATGCAGGCGATCATCGACGTGCACTTCCCCGGCATCCAGAAGACGCTCGTCTCCAAGGCGATGGAAGTCTTCTACGAAATCCGCGAAGTGCCCGGCCTGAAGAAGAAGCCCAGCACCAGCGAACTGCTCGACTGGCTGAAGCTGCTGCTGAACGAGGACATGCCGCTGGACGTGTTGCAGAACCGCGATCCGTCAAAGGCCATTCCGCCGCTTCACGGTGCGCTGCTGAAGAACGAACAGGATGTGATGCTGTTCGAACGGCTGGCCTTCATGGCGCGGCGGCAGGGCAACTGA
- a CDS encoding c-type cytochrome, producing MGRFLKKSVLTSAIATGALVALAAPAAGASSQAGAKDFASQCAMCHAHTSGARSGIGPNLFGVVGRKAGSLAGYSYSPAMKSAGFDWDAQRLDHYLAKPQQVVHGNKMPFAGIGNAAERAEIIAYLSTLK from the coding sequence ATGGGTCGCTTTCTGAAAAAGTCCGTTCTGACTTCGGCGATTGCCACAGGGGCGTTGGTTGCGCTTGCCGCTCCCGCGGCGGGTGCCAGCAGTCAGGCGGGGGCAAAGGACTTCGCTTCGCAGTGCGCGATGTGCCATGCGCATACCAGCGGCGCGCGGTCGGGGATCGGACCGAACCTGTTCGGCGTGGTTGGCCGCAAGGCGGGCAGTCTTGCCGGTTACAGCTATTCCCCCGCGATGAAGTCCGCCGGCTTCGACTGGGACGCGCAGCGGCTGGACCACTACCTGGCAAAGCCCCAGCAAGTGGTCCACGGCAACAAGATGCCGTTCGCGGGCATCGGTAACGCCGCGGAGCGGGCGGAAATCATCGCTTACCTTTCGACGCTGAAATAG